A stretch of DNA from Pseudomonadales bacterium:
CCAACGTCCAGGACGGTGGTGGTGAAAACGAGTGGATGGCCGTGTTCGGCAACGGTTACAACAGCTCCGCCGGTATCGCCAAACTGTTCCTGTTGAACATCAACGGCGGTATGGACGGCTGGGATGTTGCCGACGTCATCAAACTCAACACCAACGAGGGTGTGAAAAACGCGCCCGATCCGGATGCGGGTCTGCCCAATGGCCTTGGCACACCGGCGATGGTGGACAGGGATGGTAACGGTACAGCGGATCTGGCCTATGCCGGTGATCTGTTCGGTAACCTGTTCCGCTTCGATATCTCGGATGCGGACCCGGCCAACTGGACCACGACCAAGCTGTTCCAGGCGACCTACGACGGCACCCAGGCGACCCGCCAGGCCATCACCACCCAGCCCTTCGTGCGCAGGCACCCGGATGGTGGCTTCCTGGTGGTCTTTGCCACCGGCAGCTATATCACCGAGCAGGACGGCACCAGCACGGACATCGAATCGCTCTACGGCATCTGGGATCGTGGTGAGGTATCGCCGGCCACGGCACCGGCCTCCGCGAAATTTGATCGTCTGGTGGAGCAGACCGTCACCAATCTGGTGGACGAAGCCGCTGCCGCCTTCGACCGGCTGCGCATCACCAGTGCCAACAGCGTGACCTATCTGCCGGACGCCGGGCCGACGCCGGGTGTGTACGGCTGGTACATCGATCTGGATATGCCGCGCGCAACGGACACCCTGCAGGGCAATCCGAACACGGATACCTCGGGTAACGCGCCGCCGGCAGCCCAGTACCCGGGCGAGCGGGCAATCCGCCGCTTCATATCCCGGGGCGATGCGCTGCTGATCACCACGGTGATTCCGCGGGATTCGAATACCTGCTTCCGTTCACCGCCCGGTGCCACCTGGCCGATTGACGCGCTCACCGGTGGAAATCCGCGACGCGCCATTCTCGACACCAACAACGACGGTGTGGTGGATGATGACGATCTGATCAGCTACAACGGCGAGTACTACGCTGCGGGTATCCTGTTTGATACCGATGATCTCGACGGCACCCTGGTCGACCCGTCGCTGCTGATCGGACGGGGTAATGAGGACTTCCTCTTCCTCTCCGGTGGCGATGACCAGATCACCCTGAGAATCGCGGGCCCGGCCGATCCCAAGACGGGTCGTCTGTCCTGGCGTGAACTCGAAGAAGCGAACTAGGAGCGAATCATGAGTATCAGCAATCTGTTCAAGCGTTCGACTCGCCTGCTCGCGATCCCACTCTTCGGTCTGGCGCTGTTCGGCGCCGGTCCGGCTCTGGCTCAGTCCGCGGTAACCGAAAGGGAGCAGCAGGGCATGATCCAGGAGATCGAGCGGGACACCAACCGGGTGATCATCGATGGTGTGCGCTATCGCGTCGCCATCGATGCGGCGGTTGAGATCCGCGGTGCCCGGAGTGCCTTCGCACTGCTGCGTGAGGGTATGAAGGTGCACTTCGGTTACCGGGATTTCGGTGACGCCCTGGAGATCTATCTGATCGAACAGCTGCCCGACAACACCACCCTCGAAGAGGTGTGAGGGGTGCTCGGCCAGGGAGTCTGGCTGGGAGTATCGGAGAGAGGTTTATCAGGGCGTGGTCGAGGACCTGTTGTCCCGGACCTCGCTCGGGCCGTCCCGGCTGCCCTCGATTGGCCACTTGCCCCGAAGCGGATCAATTGGCCGCCCTCGGCCTCGCTACACGGCCCGGGACAACAGGTCCTCGACCACGCCTTGTAAATCGCTCCGAGATTCCCGGCCGTGCTTCTGACGGATAGCCGGAGAAGTCACATGCCTCTGAACGGGGATCGGTCAATTCGGCGATACGCGGAGTTGTGCATTTGTCCTTCTGCCAGCCTGGTTTCGGGGGTCTGTCTCGGATCCATCTGGAAGCTGGGGTGGTGAAGGGGTTGCGGCGGACCGTGGAGCGAGGCCGAGTGAAGCGGATTGACTCGCGGCTGCCGCGAGGCAACTCCGCCGATCGAGGGAAGCCCGGAGGGCCCGAGCGTAGGTCTGCCGCAACCCCTTCACCACCCCAGCCTCGAGATCCGCTCCGACACCAGACCCACCGAGTATCAGCCTGGCAAGATCCACCACCCGCGTTTCCCGCGTTCACTGACAAACCAGAGGACGGCCCTGTGCGTCCTCTGCGATCCCATCCTGATTCCGATCCGGCGCACGACGCACACGCCCTGCGACATTGAGGATAATGGCGCGTGCAAACCGGGCATCGCCATCCGCCGGACAATACAGGAAACTGCCGTTCTGCCAGTCGGTCAGTCCGCTGGGCCGGAACTGCAGGTAGGATCGATTGCGGAACGCACGCCACTGCAGAGTGGCACCTCCGTCGAGCGGGGGCAGGCCGCCATAAACGACTTCACCTTCGTCGATTCTGGCGTTGCGATTTGCATCGGCGAAGATCAGCCCACCTTGAGTCCAGTCTGCCCGGGAACCACAGGCTGCGCCGCTGCGCGGACAGAAGGTCACGGTGACGCCCTGCACCACAGCGCTGGTGCGCGCGAGCTGCACACTGGCGATCAGGGTGTTGATGGCCGCCACCGCACGCCGGTTGCCCTGAAAAGTCGACCAGGCCGGTAAGGCAAGCTGCAGCAGCACCGCCGCGATCAGCAGTGCGACCAGCAGTTCGATCAGTGAAACACCCCGCACATCCATGACTGGATTGCAGTGTCGGGGCGGAACCAGGTGTAGCGGCCGATGGCCCGGCCGGGGCAGGGAAGACGCCTATTCGAGGTCGAGTTTTTTCAGCCGGTAGCGCAGGGCGCGGAAAGTGATGCCCAGATCCTTGGCAGCGGCGGTCTTGTTCCAGCGGTTGGCTTCCAGTGCACCGACGATGAGTCTGCGCTCTATGCCTTCGAGATATTCCTCCAGTGACTGTCCCGGTGGCAGGGCGGGTGTGTCCTGTCCCTGGCCGGTCGGCAATGGCGGAGAGGCGGCGGCCTGGCTGACCGCGGCCGGGTCAGCGCTTTCTCCGGCCGCCGCGGCCTCGATTCCGAGGGTGGCAGCCGGTGCCGGCCGGCCGTTGGTGTCGAGCTGCAGGTCAGCGGGCTCAATGAGGTCGCCTTCACAGAGGGTGAATG
This window harbors:
- a CDS encoding GspH/FimT family pseudopilin — translated: MDVRGVSLIELLVALLIAAVLLQLALPAWSTFQGNRRAVAAINTLIASVQLARTSAVVQGVTVTFCPRSGAACGSRADWTQGGLIFADANRNARIDEGEVVYGGLPPLDGGATLQWRAFRNRSYLQFRPSGLTDWQNGSFLYCPADGDARFARAIILNVAGRVRRAPDRNQDGIAEDAQGRPLVCQ